The Alteriqipengyuania halimionae genome contains a region encoding:
- the epsC gene encoding serine O-acetyltransferase EpsC, which translates to MFGSLKAYLDSIRARDPAPRSRAEVLLYPGVLALGLHRVAHWLFGGGLFFLARFVNHFSRFLTGIDIHPGAKIGERFFIDHGFTVIGETAEIGDDVTIYQNVTLGGMNPTNGEGGKRHPTICNGVIIGAGAQVLGPITVGERARIGSNAVVTDEVPEGATMIGLKARSTLVPVEEWAKDFLPYGTPCKEPCGPSASDETRLAALEAELADLRAQIRSHAADKRENTGG; encoded by the coding sequence TTGTTCGGCTCACTGAAGGCCTATCTCGACTCGATCCGCGCGCGCGATCCCGCGCCGCGTTCGCGTGCCGAGGTGCTGCTGTATCCGGGCGTCCTCGCGCTCGGACTGCACCGGGTCGCGCATTGGCTATTCGGTGGCGGACTGTTCTTCCTCGCGCGCTTCGTGAACCATTTTTCGCGCTTCCTGACCGGTATCGACATCCATCCCGGCGCCAAGATTGGCGAGCGCTTCTTCATCGACCATGGCTTCACGGTGATCGGAGAAACCGCCGAGATCGGCGACGATGTGACGATCTACCAGAATGTGACGCTGGGCGGAATGAACCCGACGAATGGGGAGGGCGGCAAACGCCATCCGACCATCTGCAACGGTGTGATCATTGGGGCCGGCGCGCAGGTCCTCGGCCCGATTACTGTCGGCGAGCGAGCGCGGATCGGGTCCAATGCCGTCGTCACCGATGAAGTGCCCGAAGGTGCGACGATGATCGGGCTCAAGGCGCGCTCTACGCTTGTGCCGGTCGAGGAATGGGCGAAGGACTTCCTGCCTTATGGCACCCCATGCAAGGAGCCGTGCGGCCCGAGCGCTTCGGACGAAACGCGTCTCGCCGCGCTGGAAGCCGAACTGGCAGACCTGCGTGCGCAGATTCGTTCGCATGCGGCAGACAAGCGCGAGAACACCGGCGGATGA
- a CDS encoding HdaA/DnaA family protein: MPGHARRIVLGSGNRAVAEALQSPEGWPFHTAVLAGPPRSGKSLFARWFSGLGRGQAIDDADRIDETELFHLWNRAQEAGRPLLLTRAAGPWDIRLPDLRSRMGAALQLTIGPPDDSMLAELIAEHATSRGVAMPEGASAYLVPRATRDYAAIEALVETIDRLSLERKQPATLAIWRDALDILQGGDPEADQPDLL; this comes from the coding sequence ATGCCAGGCCATGCCCGCCGTATCGTGCTGGGCAGCGGCAATCGCGCGGTTGCAGAAGCGCTGCAATCGCCCGAAGGCTGGCCCTTCCACACCGCCGTACTCGCCGGCCCGCCGCGTTCGGGCAAGTCGCTGTTCGCGCGCTGGTTCTCCGGGCTCGGACGCGGGCAAGCGATCGACGATGCGGACCGGATCGACGAGACCGAGCTGTTTCACCTCTGGAATCGCGCGCAGGAGGCGGGCCGGCCGCTATTGCTCACGCGCGCAGCGGGTCCGTGGGACATTCGCCTGCCCGACCTGCGCAGCCGGATGGGGGCCGCGCTCCAGCTCACCATCGGACCGCCCGACGATAGCATGCTGGCCGAACTGATCGCCGAGCATGCGACGTCGCGCGGAGTCGCCATGCCCGAGGGTGCGAGCGCCTATCTCGTGCCCCGCGCGACTCGCGATTATGCCGCGATCGAGGCGCTGGTGGAGACGATCGACCGATTGAGCCTGGAAAGAAAACAGCCCGCAACCCTTGCGATCTGGCGTGATGCGCTCGATATTCTGCAAGGTGGCGATCCCGAAGCGGACCAGCCAGACTTGTTGTGA
- a CDS encoding heavy-metal-associated domain-containing protein translates to MMSHPISSRQTALSLRVVGLLAVLALAFAGAALWAQVMGERGIAPVAATGDIEVYDIKVDVTGSSAEDAREKGWAEARRKGWEKLGGPSRSDSQLEGMSSAIIIEREQIGPRRYIATLGVVFDRQRAGQFVGGKSGGARSAPLLTIPVLYTGGVAQVYETRGPWQRAWAQYRAGESQIDYVRPAGSGGESLLITAGNAGQRSRIWWRNILGKFDAADVIMPMAELDFEYPGGPVVGTFTARYGPDNRYLASFRLRADSQDKLPQMLSQAVVRMNRAYELALEQGILTPDSSLRQRQTIPGWVSSLIAAGRDALNPPAAPPPPPPEATETPGDTPAPIETSIPVQSFQLQFASPDAGAIDRTLSSVRGVPGVGSASIRSTALGGTSVLGIVFTGDEAALRKGLRDAGFSVSGSGNRLTISR, encoded by the coding sequence ATGATGTCGCACCCTATCTCCTCTCGCCAAACCGCCCTTTCGCTGCGTGTGGTCGGCCTCCTGGCCGTGCTTGCGCTGGCCTTTGCCGGGGCTGCCCTGTGGGCACAGGTAATGGGCGAGCGCGGGATCGCGCCGGTCGCCGCGACCGGGGATATCGAGGTGTACGACATCAAGGTCGACGTGACCGGATCGAGCGCCGAAGACGCGCGCGAAAAGGGCTGGGCGGAAGCCCGACGCAAGGGCTGGGAGAAACTCGGTGGCCCGTCGCGCAGCGATTCGCAGCTCGAAGGCATGTCCAGCGCGATCATCATCGAGCGCGAACAGATCGGCCCGCGCCGCTACATCGCCACGCTGGGTGTCGTGTTCGATCGCCAGCGCGCCGGCCAATTCGTTGGCGGCAAAAGCGGTGGCGCGCGCTCCGCTCCGCTGCTGACCATCCCGGTCCTCTATACCGGCGGCGTGGCGCAGGTTTACGAAACGCGCGGTCCGTGGCAGCGCGCCTGGGCACAGTATCGCGCGGGCGAAAGCCAGATCGACTATGTGCGTCCGGCCGGATCGGGTGGCGAATCGCTGCTCATCACTGCCGGCAATGCGGGGCAACGGAGCCGTATCTGGTGGCGCAATATTCTCGGCAAGTTCGATGCTGCGGACGTCATCATGCCGATGGCCGAACTCGATTTCGAGTATCCCGGCGGCCCGGTGGTGGGGACCTTCACCGCGCGTTACGGCCCGGACAATCGCTATCTCGCCAGCTTCCGCCTCCGCGCGGATAGCCAGGACAAATTGCCGCAAATGCTCTCGCAGGCCGTGGTCCGGATGAACCGCGCCTACGAACTCGCGCTCGAACAAGGGATTCTGACGCCCGACAGCTCGCTGCGTCAGCGCCAGACCATTCCCGGTTGGGTGTCGTCGCTGATCGCGGCGGGACGCGATGCCCTTAATCCGCCGGCTGCACCGCCGCCGCCGCCGCCCGAGGCGACCGAAACGCCGGGCGATACGCCTGCGCCGATCGAAACCTCGATCCCGGTCCAGTCCTTCCAGTTGCAATTTGCCTCGCCCGATGCAGGCGCGATCGACCGGACGCTCTCATCTGTCCGCGGCGTTCCCGGAGTAGGCAGTGCGTCGATCCGCTCGACCGCGCTCGGCGGTACGTCGGTGCTCGGCATCGTCTTCACTGGTGACGAGGCGGCGCTGCGCAAGGGGCTGCGCGATGCCGGCTTCAGTGTCAGCGGCAGCGGCAACCGGCTGACGATCTCCCGGTGA